A genomic segment from Polyangium mundeleinium encodes:
- the hslO gene encoding Hsp33 family molecular chaperone HslO — MSERNVTNQQADKVIRAMTNDGAFRVITALTTETVRGAIASQGAKGAVAGRFGELVTGAILIREAMSPSLRVQGILKGASGKGSIVADAHPDGTNRGLVGFSGATGEDMASGKGALLKMMRTMPNGSLHQGIVEVSFEAQDGGISGALMAYMQHSEQIVSTIAVATLLEGDEVVAAGGYIVELLPEVERGPLMIMTQRLEDFPKLDDLLRKGDLTPNALIEDLLYGMPYTLLAESDLRYACHCSELRVLSSLATLPRADIEDLLRDNKILEITCDYCRKEYGIQPSQLQALLMAS; from the coding sequence ATGAGCGAGCGAAACGTCACGAACCAACAAGCCGACAAAGTCATCCGCGCGATGACGAACGACGGCGCGTTCCGGGTCATCACAGCGCTGACCACCGAGACGGTGCGCGGCGCGATCGCCTCGCAGGGCGCGAAGGGCGCGGTGGCGGGCCGCTTCGGCGAGCTCGTCACGGGCGCGATCCTCATCCGCGAGGCGATGAGCCCGAGCCTGCGCGTCCAGGGCATTCTGAAGGGCGCGAGCGGCAAGGGCAGCATCGTGGCCGACGCGCACCCGGACGGCACGAACCGCGGCCTCGTGGGCTTCAGCGGCGCGACGGGCGAGGACATGGCCAGCGGCAAGGGCGCGCTGCTCAAGATGATGCGGACGATGCCGAACGGCTCGCTCCACCAGGGCATCGTGGAGGTCTCGTTCGAGGCGCAGGACGGCGGGATCTCGGGGGCGCTCATGGCGTACATGCAGCACTCCGAGCAGATCGTCTCCACGATCGCCGTGGCCACGCTGCTCGAAGGGGACGAGGTCGTCGCCGCGGGCGGCTACATCGTCGAGCTCTTGCCGGAGGTCGAGCGCGGGCCGCTCATGATCATGACGCAAAGGCTCGAAGACTTCCCGAAGCTCGACGATTTGCTCCGCAAAGGGGACCTCACGCCGAACGCGCTGATCGAGGATCTCCTCTATGGCATGCCGTACACGCTGCTCGCGGAGTCGGACCTCCGGTATGCGTGCCATTGCAGCGAGCTCCGCGTCCTCTCCAGCCTGGCCACGCTCCCGCGCGCGGACATCGAGGACCTGCTCCGCGACAACAAGATCCTGGAGATCACCTGCGATTATTGCCGGAAAGAATACGGCATTCAGCCTTCGCAGCTCCAGGCGCTCCTCATGGCGAGCTGA
- a CDS encoding FAD-binding oxidoreductase, protein MDLSSHEREVTRVATTIRVHASRGGPVRIDKGGVSHFVPVPGDPREHAAAIDASRFRRVLAIDPERRICVAEPGVTFAELVPRTLEHGLVPAVVPELEDITLGGAVAGCSIESSSYRYGGFHDGCLEYEVISGDGEIVTCSAEKEPLLFDMIHGSYGTLGVLSRLTFKLVQAKRFVRMQYRHFDSFDAFHAAMAERCRAGDFEFIDGIVHGPRSFVLCLGAFVDEAPFTSNYRWLDVYYKSTLGRTEDYLTTPDYFFRYDAECHWLSRTVPGLETKPVRWLVGRHVLGSRNLIRWSKRLDRVLGLKPRPDIVCDVFVPQRNFSAFYQWYARDFDFWPLWVVPYRMPRPYPWIRPSHAKHKDELWIDCAVYGKPNDDPLVDGSEVLEQKTYELGGVKTLISRNHYSEDRFWEIYDRERYEAAKRRLDPHGVFPGLYEKCHRVRQS, encoded by the coding sequence ATGGATCTCTCTTCCCACGAGCGCGAGGTCACTCGCGTCGCGACCACCATTCGTGTTCATGCCAGCCGGGGCGGGCCCGTCCGTATCGACAAGGGCGGCGTCTCCCATTTCGTGCCCGTCCCGGGCGATCCCCGCGAGCACGCCGCGGCGATCGACGCCTCCAGGTTCCGGCGTGTCCTCGCCATCGATCCGGAGCGCCGCATTTGCGTCGCCGAGCCTGGCGTCACGTTCGCCGAGCTCGTCCCGCGCACGCTCGAACATGGCCTCGTCCCCGCCGTCGTCCCCGAGCTCGAAGACATCACGCTCGGCGGCGCGGTCGCGGGCTGCTCGATCGAATCGAGCTCGTACCGATATGGCGGCTTCCACGACGGCTGCCTCGAATACGAGGTCATCTCCGGCGACGGCGAGATCGTCACCTGCTCGGCCGAGAAAGAGCCCCTGCTCTTCGACATGATCCACGGCTCGTACGGCACGCTCGGCGTCCTCTCGCGCCTCACGTTCAAGCTCGTCCAGGCGAAGCGCTTCGTCCGGATGCAATACCGCCATTTCGACAGCTTCGACGCCTTCCATGCGGCCATGGCGGAGCGCTGCCGCGCGGGCGATTTCGAGTTCATCGACGGCATCGTGCACGGCCCGCGCTCGTTCGTGCTTTGCCTCGGCGCGTTCGTGGACGAGGCGCCGTTCACCTCGAACTATCGCTGGCTCGACGTCTATTACAAGAGCACCCTCGGACGCACGGAGGACTACCTCACGACGCCCGATTATTTCTTCCGCTACGACGCCGAATGCCACTGGCTCAGCCGCACCGTCCCGGGGCTCGAAACGAAGCCCGTCCGCTGGCTCGTCGGCCGCCACGTCCTCGGCTCGCGCAACCTCATTCGATGGTCGAAGCGGCTCGATCGCGTGCTCGGCCTGAAACCGCGGCCCGACATCGTCTGCGACGTCTTCGTGCCGCAGCGCAACTTCTCCGCCTTTTACCAGTGGTACGCGCGTGATTTCGATTTCTGGCCGCTCTGGGTCGTCCCTTACCGCATGCCGCGCCCCTATCCGTGGATCCGCCCATCCCACGCGAAGCACAAGGACGAGCTCTGGATCGACTGCGCCGTGTATGGCAAACCCAATGACGACCCGCTCGTCGACGGGTCCGAGGTGCTGGAGCAGAAGACCTACGAGCTCGGCGGCGTGAAGACTTTGATCTCGCGCAATCATTACAGCGAAGATCGATTCTGGGAGATCTACGATCGCGAGCGTTACGAGGCCGCGAAGCGTAGGCTCGACCCGCATGGCGTCTTCCCGGGCCTCTACGAGAAGTGCCACCGCGTCCGCCAAAGCTGA
- the bcp gene encoding thioredoxin-dependent thiol peroxidase: MATSYKTRATTTKKTPTTKKAAPAKKAAAAPAKKAAPAKKAAAPTKKAAAAPTPAKSAKSAPAATGGGEAAPTFSLLSDAGKTVSLADFAGKRVVLYFYPKDDTPGCTREACAFQDNLATLQGKGAVVLGVSRDSVNSHMKFKAKYSLGFPLLADTDGAVHRAYGAWGTKTNYGRTFEGALRTTVIIDEQGRIAKRFANVKVDGHADQVLAALAAL; this comes from the coding sequence ATGGCGACATCATACAAGACCAGGGCGACGACGACGAAGAAGACCCCCACCACGAAGAAGGCAGCTCCCGCGAAAAAGGCGGCGGCCGCTCCCGCGAAGAAAGCCGCTCCCGCAAAAAAAGCCGCCGCGCCGACGAAAAAGGCCGCGGCGGCCCCCACCCCGGCCAAGTCGGCCAAGTCGGCCCCGGCGGCGACGGGCGGCGGCGAGGCGGCCCCGACCTTCTCGCTCCTCTCGGACGCGGGAAAGACGGTGTCGCTCGCCGATTTCGCCGGGAAACGCGTGGTCCTTTATTTCTACCCCAAGGACGACACGCCCGGCTGCACGCGCGAAGCGTGCGCGTTCCAGGACAACCTCGCGACGCTGCAAGGCAAGGGCGCCGTGGTGCTCGGCGTGAGCCGCGACAGCGTGAACTCGCATATGAAGTTCAAGGCGAAATACAGCCTCGGCTTCCCGCTGCTCGCCGACACGGACGGCGCCGTGCACCGCGCCTACGGGGCGTGGGGGACGAAGACGAATTACGGCAGGACGTTCGAAGGCGCGCTCCGCACGACGGTGATCATCGACGAGCAGGGCCGGATCGCGAAGCGGTTCGCGAATGTGAAGGTCGACGGGCACGCCGACCAGGTGCTCGCAGCGCTCGCCGCGCTCTGA
- a CDS encoding M35 family metallo-endopeptidase translates to MSKAATDRFDEALKTLEDFCVQRQNPSAYFGVLNWLQKQPSRDTARATIGARISLDTHGPPPADRKLARAFLLVSATCENKGEAQVGLLRQELLAAPKGAFGAKVQTMLNAALARQPHLPGAVVLDATLQTKIAEAGFAKANILDAFETAKFVLGKAKLLLDAGQCNAAYQRWFGPMEASRYNTVKGNISNLVLAAHAKPVVIRYLATPDFGSTEKQTFQQYSGKREALIALGDKFFGANAGRRPRSNVYDLATYSVAVNNVMELNEAKAKAEADVLKQAQKLADVAKQTEVMEAGFKKIEADIDTKRKALVAAFKDDYVMGYTGVIVHELSHHVAGTIDVKADEVTMYGYNLCRYLAAKSPATAIKNADNYRLFCDEFLPA, encoded by the coding sequence ATGAGCAAGGCCGCCACCGACAGGTTCGACGAAGCGCTGAAGACGCTGGAAGACTTCTGCGTGCAGCGGCAGAACCCGAGCGCGTATTTCGGCGTGCTCAACTGGCTCCAGAAGCAGCCGAGCAGGGATACGGCCAGGGCGACGATCGGAGCCCGCATTTCCCTCGACACCCACGGCCCTCCGCCCGCGGATCGAAAGCTCGCGCGCGCCTTCCTCCTCGTCTCGGCCACGTGCGAGAACAAAGGCGAGGCCCAGGTGGGCCTGCTCCGACAGGAGCTGCTCGCGGCGCCGAAGGGCGCATTCGGCGCGAAGGTCCAGACGATGCTCAACGCGGCGCTCGCCCGCCAGCCCCACCTCCCGGGCGCCGTCGTCCTCGATGCGACCCTGCAAACGAAGATCGCGGAGGCGGGCTTCGCGAAGGCAAACATCCTGGACGCGTTCGAGACGGCGAAGTTCGTACTCGGAAAAGCGAAGCTCCTCCTCGACGCCGGGCAATGCAACGCCGCCTATCAGCGGTGGTTCGGGCCCATGGAAGCGTCCCGATACAACACCGTGAAGGGGAACATCTCGAACCTCGTCCTCGCCGCCCACGCGAAGCCCGTCGTGATCCGATACCTCGCGACCCCCGATTTCGGCAGCACGGAGAAGCAAACCTTCCAGCAATACAGCGGCAAGCGAGAAGCGTTGATCGCGCTCGGCGACAAGTTCTTCGGCGCGAACGCGGGGCGGCGGCCCAGGTCCAACGTCTACGACCTCGCCACGTACAGCGTGGCCGTGAACAACGTCATGGAGCTCAACGAAGCGAAGGCCAAGGCGGAAGCCGACGTCCTGAAACAAGCGCAGAAGCTCGCCGACGTGGCCAAGCAGACCGAGGTGATGGAGGCCGGGTTCAAGAAGATCGAGGCCGACATCGACACGAAACGCAAAGCGTTGGTCGCTGCCTTCAAGGACGACTACGTCATGGGATACACGGGCGTCATCGTCCACGAGCTCAGCCACCACGTCGCCGGGACGATCGACGTGAAGGCCGACGAAGTCACGATGTACGGCTACAACCTGTGCCGATACCTCGCCGCGAAGAGCCCCGCGACCGCGATCAAGAATGCGGACAACTATCGGCTGTTCTGCGACGAGTTTCTCCCGGCTTGA
- a CDS encoding carboxymuconolactone decarboxylase family protein has protein sequence MQARLKNPATLVPEAMQPIMTLVKSLQNGKIPPRTLGLVHARISQINGCAVCLDMHARQEKKAGELDERLIVLAGWRDAPSFTEAERAALALAEAETRLADRADVPDDVWNEAARHFDEQALAQLVLYIGLINMFNRVNVTTRQVAGAQSW, from the coding sequence ATGCAAGCACGACTGAAGAACCCGGCGACGCTCGTCCCGGAGGCGATGCAGCCCATCATGACGCTCGTGAAGAGCCTGCAGAACGGCAAGATCCCGCCGCGAACGCTCGGCCTGGTCCACGCGCGCATCAGCCAGATCAACGGCTGCGCCGTGTGCCTCGACATGCATGCCCGTCAGGAGAAGAAGGCGGGCGAGTTGGACGAGCGCCTGATCGTGCTCGCCGGCTGGCGGGATGCCCCCTCTTTCACGGAAGCCGAGCGCGCGGCGCTCGCGCTTGCCGAAGCCGAAACACGCCTCGCCGACCGCGCCGACGTCCCCGACGACGTCTGGAACGAGGCCGCACGCCACTTCGACGAACAAGCGTTGGCCCAGCTCGTCCTCTACATCGGGCTCATCAACATGTTCAACCGCGTGAATGTCACGACACGGCAGGTCGCGGGCGCTCAGAGCTGGTGA
- a CDS encoding sigma-70 family RNA polymerase sigma factor yields the protein MTDEKNLIRLFEESRPHLCAVAYRMLGSRSEADDAVQETWLRLSRAETSEVENLRGWLTTVVARVCLDMLRSRKARAEDSDVVPEAATSNVEEEAVLADSVSIALLVVLETLEPVERLAFVLHDLFGVSFEEIAPIVGRSEVAARQLASRARRRVRGAPERDEAELARQHDVVKALLGALRAGDVEAVVAVLAPNVVVHGGNAGGRAREVRNVRNLARSAIAFARTAHAFDTAEPALVDGAVGAIYTSGGRLSRALRFTFGEGVITRIDVIDDEAALETLEITTLG from the coding sequence GTGACCGACGAAAAAAATCTCATCCGCCTTTTCGAGGAGAGCCGGCCGCATCTCTGCGCGGTGGCGTATCGCATGCTGGGATCACGCAGTGAGGCCGATGATGCGGTTCAGGAGACATGGCTTCGGCTGTCGCGAGCAGAGACGAGCGAGGTCGAAAACCTGCGCGGTTGGCTCACGACCGTCGTCGCGCGGGTGTGTCTCGACATGTTGCGTTCGCGGAAGGCCCGGGCGGAGGATAGCGACGTCGTGCCGGAGGCGGCGACCTCGAATGTGGAGGAGGAGGCCGTGCTGGCCGATTCGGTCAGCATCGCCTTGCTCGTGGTCCTCGAGACGCTCGAACCCGTGGAGCGGCTCGCGTTCGTGCTTCACGATCTCTTTGGCGTATCGTTCGAGGAGATCGCGCCGATCGTCGGACGTTCGGAGGTCGCCGCGAGACAGCTCGCGAGCCGGGCGCGGCGGCGCGTGCGTGGCGCGCCCGAACGCGATGAGGCCGAACTTGCGCGACAGCACGACGTCGTCAAGGCGCTTCTTGGCGCGCTTCGAGCGGGCGACGTCGAGGCCGTCGTCGCCGTGCTCGCTCCGAACGTCGTCGTCCACGGGGGCAACGCGGGCGGCCGGGCGCGCGAGGTCCGAAACGTGCGAAACCTGGCCAGGTCGGCTATCGCATTCGCGAGGACGGCGCATGCATTCGACACCGCCGAACCCGCGCTCGTCGACGGCGCCGTCGGCGCGATCTACACGTCCGGCGGCCGGCTCTCACGCGCGCTCCGGTTTACGTTCGGCGAGGGGGTCATCACGCGCATCGACGTCATCGACGACGAAGCCGCGCTGGAAACGCTCGAGATCACGACGCTCGGCTGA
- a CDS encoding amidohydrolase family protein, giving the protein MRSELHDPLPARPSPAEQGHARMDSATRTLTQPDLADTPSAAPSAPDPTLPEAAPPSLAPIPRDGYIKHYEIIRALVKHRLLGTDHRWRVEHCGGCRGDQFARAASLGVMISLPPFQFIYWGDVLDGTMFPSEIGRQWVQAGGAMKTGAPVSFHNDGCVSPPIPLLNVQSMVTRRTPSGTLHGPEQAVILHDALLAHTMHAAHHLKRDNDLGSITVGKLADFVELSADPYAVPIDRLVDEVKVNGTWSNGKRVDLAAFMDQIAKYPPIGAKQQARVAALKRCC; this is encoded by the coding sequence ATGAGGAGCGAGCTTCACGACCCCCTGCCGGCGCGCCCCTCGCCCGCGGAGCAAGGGCACGCGCGGATGGACAGCGCCACCCGCACGCTCACCCAGCCGGACCTCGCAGACACGCCGTCCGCCGCCCCCTCGGCCCCCGACCCCACGTTGCCCGAAGCCGCTCCGCCTTCGCTCGCCCCCATTCCGCGCGACGGGTACATCAAGCATTACGAAATCATCCGCGCGCTCGTCAAGCACCGCCTGCTCGGCACCGATCATCGCTGGCGCGTGGAGCATTGCGGAGGTTGTCGCGGCGATCAGTTCGCGCGCGCCGCGTCCCTCGGCGTGATGATCTCGCTGCCGCCGTTCCAGTTCATTTACTGGGGCGACGTGCTCGACGGCACGATGTTCCCGTCCGAGATCGGCAGGCAATGGGTGCAGGCCGGGGGCGCGATGAAGACCGGCGCGCCGGTCTCCTTCCACAATGACGGATGCGTCAGCCCGCCCATTCCGCTGCTCAACGTCCAGTCCATGGTCACGCGCCGCACGCCCTCGGGCACGCTGCATGGCCCCGAGCAGGCTGTGATCCTGCACGACGCGCTCTTGGCGCACACGATGCACGCGGCCCACCATCTGAAGCGCGACAACGATCTCGGCTCCATCACCGTCGGCAAGCTCGCGGACTTCGTCGAGCTCTCCGCCGATCCCTATGCGGTCCCCATCGACCGTCTCGTGGACGAGGTCAAGGTGAACGGAACGTGGTCGAATGGCAAGAGGGTCGACCTCGCGGCCTTCATGGACCAGATCGCCAAATACCCCCCGATCGGGGCGAAGCAGCAGGCCCGCGTGGCGGCCTTGAAGCGCTGCTGCTGA